AAGGGCTTCGCGGACTACCTCAAGTTGAGCGTGCTGAATCGGCAGGTAGCCTTCGTCGAAAAATGGAGACTGTGGGCGACCTGGATTTTATCGCAGCCTCCAATGATCCCGGGCCTATCATGGATTGGTTCGTTGCATTGCCAGACGTTGCAGAGGTGACTGGCCATGGAAGCACCAAATCCAGCTTGCGCTTTGAAAGTGGTATGCAGGCCGATTTGCGAGTGGTGCCACCAGAGCAGTTTGTTTTTGCCCTCCACCATTTTACAGGATCGAAAGACCACAATGTCGCTATGCGGAGTCGGGCGCTTTCGAAAGGTTATAGCTTAAGTGAATGGGGCCTCCGAACCGATGATAAGGAGGAGATCGCAGTGTCTACGATCGAAGACGAATCCGAACTCTTCAAGCTGCTCGATTTAAACTACATTACTCCTGAACTGCGGGAAGGGCTGGGAGAGATTGAAGCGGCCGAAGACGGCGAGCTACCCAAGTTGGTTGAAGTGGAAGATCTTCGCGGCATATTTCACAATCACACGCATGCCTCCGATGGTGAACACTCGATTGAGGAAATGACCCAAGCTGCTCAAGACCGTGGGTGGGATTACCTTGGATTGGCGGATCACTCAAAAGCGAGCTTCCAAGCTAACGGACTCAACGAGGAGCGGGTAGAAAATCAGATTGAAAAAATTCTTGCGGTGAACACGTCCGGGCAATTTAGCTGCAAGGTGTTTACGGGGATTGAGTGCGACATCCTGAAAGACGGTTCTCTCGACTTGGCCGATAGCACTTTGGAGAAACTCGATTATGTCGTTGTTTCGGTTCACTCAAGTTTCACCTTGAGTGAGGATGAGATGACTCAGCGGATCATTCGTGCGATCGAACATTCCTGCACATCCATGCTGGGTCACCTGACAGGTCGTCTGCTTCTGCGACGTGAACCCTATGAAGTAAACTTCGAGAAGGTGATCGATGCGGCCATTGCGAATGAGGTGATTATTGAAATGAATGCTCACCCCATGCGTTTGGATATGG
This genomic stretch from Opitutia bacterium ISCC 52 harbors:
- the polX gene encoding DNA polymerase/3'-5' exonuclease PolX produces the protein MDKGEISDVLGEIATLLELKGENPFKIRAYQSGQRALDTLEEDLGTLVEEDRLGDIKGFGKALTEKIATLYRDEPLPFYDDLKASVEPGLIEMLDIPGMGAKKIKKLHSELGVDSIEGLTKVCESGEVAKLAGFGAKSVEKILSGIKNREAYSRRHLWWKANETAGPILEGLRGLPQVERAESAGSLRRKMETVGDLDFIAASNDPGPIMDWFVALPDVAEVTGHGSTKSSLRFESGMQADLRVVPPEQFVFALHHFTGSKDHNVAMRSRALSKGYSLSEWGLRTDDKEEIAVSTIEDESELFKLLDLNYITPELREGLGEIEAAEDGELPKLVEVEDLRGIFHNHTHASDGEHSIEEMTQAAQDRGWDYLGLADHSKASFQANGLNEERVENQIEKILAVNTSGQFSCKVFTGIECDILKDGSLDLADSTLEKLDYVVVSVHSSFTLSEDEMTQRIIRAIEHSCTSMLGHLTGRLLLRREPYEVNFEKVIDAAIANEVIIEMNAHPMRLDMDWRHWRRAADKGLLTSVNPDAHNMDGFKYVAAGINACRKGWLTAESVFNTWSLEKVEGYLSKK